The Procambarus clarkii isolate CNS0578487 chromosome 46, FALCON_Pclarkii_2.0, whole genome shotgun sequence genome includes a region encoding these proteins:
- the LOC138350499 gene encoding NLR family CARD domain-containing protein 4-like encodes MLAEAGVRCGTNSQDVDHVTRDVTKYIGDLLAKVREPLDPSDVAYLPQLRQEIKMFRSHITEEVKQMSKQELTDGFKLLYQIVPAPWLLLNINHNPSLAFTGQRLLEDPVIGARPSHAAKGQDINYEDILSMRREDGRVPQCVLLTGEGGMGKTTLLKLILEKWVEEPDVICHLGTVDLVFYVQCRDTHLNTFDGLLRQLLPQTLSDSDADFQLFKEIILSLNILVLIDGYDEVNDHSGRLVKELLHLPGKDVRLVITTRPGWDQQLSQLVPHTRPRCNILVLGITPERRVEFAERTIKVLVEEESQRSVITGRFTQRLEQMSQFLGEYLNTPLTLTLLALLCVEAPEEFNNLTTNTQVYEKIHDFITSKLVSRLTDKHVTEPKGKCDENVKKFLRFLEEISLRGIQRKEYDLWPETEAEIREKYQEYCASRGLVDLLLRAEQDRGDPASHRVSGERSTIIDLLVDVVRKEKRSLGDHLRGSKFDISDVQQEFRERQRWQNILLSTTGVLCPRGVEHRFITHIIDLCVMVTYETDELLKHVAESRGSEHVIQAVCEKLRTEQEWRIMNVDSWVVLPLVLKKVTPKNIYLIIYDPSTLKQCLSTLSVLAKMKVTIFLDFVYSLDIKGTSVISKQCMERLTAPGSKCTLEKFDGVLSEAAIPLLPHTLESLHLCLTLQQLTVLIRHLPHLPHLQYLGKYSYFPP; translated from the exons atgctggctgaggccggcgtccggtgtgggacaaacagccaggatgtggaccacgtgaccagagaTGTCACCAAGTATATTGGTGATCTGCTAGCGAAGGTCAGAGAGCCGCTGGATCCCTCAGATGTGGCGTACTTGCCTCAGCTCCGCCAGGAGATTAAGATGTTCAGAAGCCACATCACAGAAGAGGTTAAGCAGATGAGCAAGCAGGAGCTAACTGACGGGTTTAAACTGCTGTACCAGATTGTTCCCGCACCCTGGCTCCTCCTCAACATTAACCACAACCCAAGTCTTGCTTTTACAGGACAGCGACTCCTTGAAGATCCCGTCATAGGGGCAAGACCCTCCCACGCTGCCAAGGGTCAGGATATAAACTATGAAGACATCTTGAGTATGAGACGAGAGGACGGAAGAGTCCCTCAGTGTGTCCTCCTGACGGGGGAAGGTGGTATGGGCAAGACAACTttactcaagctcatcctcgagaaGTGGGTAGAGGAACCTGATGTCATATGTCACCTGGGCACTGTGGACCTCGTTTTCTATGTACAGTGCAGGGACACACATCTTAATACCTTCGATGGTCTACTCCGCCAGTTACTGCCTCAAACACTTAGTGATTCTGACGCTGACTTCCAGCTGTTTAAGGAGATAATCTTGAGCTTAAATATATTAGTCCTGATTGACGGCTACGACGAGGTCAACGACCATTCAGGAAGGCTGGTGAAGGAGCTGTTGCACCTGCCTGGCAAGGATGTGAGGTTGGTGATAACCACACGGCCGGGGTGGGACCAACAACTGTCACAGCTCgtcccacacaccagacctcgctgcaacatcctcgtcttgggcatcactccagaacgtcgcgtggagttcgccgagagaaccatcaaggtgctggtggaggaagagagCCAACGGAGTGTTATCACAGGGAGGTTTACCCAGCGGCTGGAGCAGATGAGTCAGttcctgggtgagtacctcaacactccactcaccttgaccttgttggcgctgctgtgtgtcgaggctccagaagaatttaacaacctcaccacaaacACTCAAGTCTACGAGAAGATTCATGACTTCATAACCAGTAAACTGGTGTCCAGACTCACAGACAAACACGTGACCGAACCCAAAGGTAAATGTGACGAAAATGTGAAAAAGTTTTTGAGGTTCTTAGAAGAGATTAGtttaagagggatccagaggaaggagtacgacctttggccggagacggaagcggagattagggagaa gtaccaggagtattgTGCCAGCAGGGGGCTGGTCGATCTCTTGTTGAGGGCTGAGCAAGACCGAGGTGATCCAGCATCACACCGTGTGTCAGGGGAAAGGTCTACAATCATTGACCTCTTGGTGGATGTTGTACGTAAGGAAAAACGCTCCTTGGGAGATCACCTGAGAGGGTCAAAGTTTGATATTAGCGACGTGCAACAAGAGTTTAGGGAGCGCCAGAGATGGCAGAACATTTTACTCAGCACTACCGGGGTGCTGTGTCCCCGGGGAGTAGAGCACAGGTTCATTACTCACATAATTGACCTGTGCGTGATGGTTACATATGAGACTGACGAGCTGTTGAAGCATGTAGCAGAGTCCCGCGGGAGTGAGCACGTCATCCAAGCTGTGTGTGAGAAGCTGCGTACAGAACAAGAGTGGAGAATAATGAATGTTGACTCGTGGGTTGTCCTGCCGCTTGTTCTTAAGAAGGTGACACCTAAGAACATTTACCTAATCATATACGATCCATCCACACTAAAGCAGTGTCTGTCTACACTGTCAGTGCTGGCAAAAATGAAGGTAACCATATTCTTAGATTTTGTCTATAGTTTAGACATCAAAGGGACAAGTGTTATATCAAAACAATGTATGGAGAGGCTGACAGCTCCCGGCAGTAAGTGTACCTTAGAGAAGTTTGATGGTGTCTTGTCTGAGGCAGCCatacccctcctgcctcacaccctcGAGAGCCTCCACCTGTGCCTCACACTACAGCAACTGACCGTCCTCATCCGTCACCTGcctcaccttcctcacctgcagtatcttggtaaatattcatattttccacCATAA